In the Vibrio agarivorans genome, GGATTCAGAAAGACCGCTTTCTATTGGTGGCTCAGATCGCGTCAGTAGTGACCATTTTGACCCTTTTGATTACGTGGCTCTTGGGCATCTACACCAGCCACAGAAAAAAGGCGCTGAACATATACGCTATAGTGGCTCATTGATGAAATACAGTTTCTCTGAGCAACACCAAAAAAAGGGAATGACGTTGGTAGAAATGGATGAGCAGGGCTTTAAAAGTGCGACTCATATCGATTTCACTGCTCCCCATCAAATGCGCATTATTGAGGGCGAGCTTGATACGCTTCTGCAGATAGGTAAAGACGACCCGCATGCTGATGACTACTTACTGGTTCGCCTGACCGATCAACACGCCATTTTAGACCCGATGGACAAGCTTCGTGCGGTCTACCCCAATGTTTTACACCTTGAAAAACCAGGCATGCTGATGGGAATTGAGCAAGAGGTTGGCCGAGCAAAGCTTGCGCGAGGCGAACTAGATATGTTCAAAGACTTTTTTAGTGAAGTGCAAAAAACAGAGCTAACGTCAGAACAAAACGAGGCCATTCAAGCCGTGATTGAGCAACTGAACAAATCGAAAGGGCAGATGTAATGAAGCCGATAAAACTCACGTTTCAGGCCTTTGGCCCTTTTGCTGATAAGCAAGAAGTTGATTTTGATAAGCTTGGTCATGCTCCCTTATTCCTAATTAATGGCCCTACGGGGGCGGGTAAAAGTACCCTTCTCGATGCGATTTGCTTTGCCCTTTATGGTGAGACGACAGGCAGTGAGCGAACGGGCGATCAAATGCGCTGCGATCAAGCCGATGCCAAACAACTCACGTTTGTTGATTTTACTTTCTCGCTTGCAGGACAGAATTACCGTATTGAGCGCAGCCCAGAACAACAGGTGCCGAAACAGCGCGGCGAGGGTACGACTAAGAAAAGCCACAGTGCATCACTTTATAAACTGGATGGTGACAACGAGATTCTGCTTGCTCATCGCCCAAGCCCGGTTGCCAAAGAGGTAATTGAGTTGATGGGGCTGGATGTGAAGCAGTTCCGTCAAGTGATGGTGATCCCGCAGGGGCGTTTTAGAGAGCTGTTAACCGCGAACTCAAAAGAGCGCGAGCAGATCTTTGGGCAACTATTTTCCACCCATATCTATCGTGATATAGAGCGTGTTCTGTTTGAACAAGCGGCGGATATCCGTAAGCAGAAAGATCAATTTGATAATCAGATCAAAGGCGTATTAGAGCTTGCAGAAGTCGAAACAGAGGATCAATTGCAGGCCGCGATTGAGGAGCACACGCCACAAGTTGCTGGTGCCGCAAAAATGCTCGAAAGTGCTAAACAAGCACAAGACATAGCGACACAACAGTGGCAACAAGCAAATAAAATTGTCGAGAAGTTTAAGGCTCAACAAAACCTAAAGCATCAACAGCAACAGCTTGAGCAACAGGCTCTGGCTGTCGATGAGCAGCGTAGTCAGATTAAGCGAGCGCGTTTAGCGACCGCTTTATCGGCGGCGTATCAAGCGCAAAATACCAGTCAGAAAGCTTTTGAGCGCGCCGTACAAAAGAGTGCTCAAGCGCAGCAAGCTCTCAAGGTCGCAACGGATGAGCAATCGCGTGCTCAACTCGGTTTTGAGCAAGCAAAGCAGCAGTCTGAACAACTCCCAGAGCTCGAAAAACGCAGCTATCAGCTGCATGCTCAAATAGAACAGCTCAAACAATACCAAGCGCAACAGGCAAAACTCGTGGCTGCAGAACAGTCATTATCGAGTATTGGGCAGGCGATGAAAGCGACTGTTTTGCAACAACAAGCGGCTCAGAGTGCTTTAATACAGGCGCAACAACAGCAAGAGCAGGCGAAGCAAGCCAGCCTAGAGTTACCTGTGAAAGAGCAGCTTGAAAAAGCCCTCGCTAAACAGCTAAGTGTGCTCAAAGAGATAGACACCACACGTCAAGCCTGTGCGCAAAGCCAGCAACTCTTAGCTTCCGCGACTCAACAGCTTAGCCACTATCAGCAGGCGTTCAACCAAGCTAAGACCTTTGCTGACCAACAAGAGTATCAATGGCACAGCACACAAGCTGCGCAGTTAGCTCAGTTACTCAATGACGGTGAGGCGTGCCCAGTATGTGGCAGCGAATCACACCCTTCCCCAGCAATGCACCAAGGTCAATTAGTTACCAAAGAGGACGTCGATCATGCGCGCTCGGC is a window encoding:
- a CDS encoding AAA family ATPase; amino-acid sequence: MKPIKLTFQAFGPFADKQEVDFDKLGHAPLFLINGPTGAGKSTLLDAICFALYGETTGSERTGDQMRCDQADAKQLTFVDFTFSLAGQNYRIERSPEQQVPKQRGEGTTKKSHSASLYKLDGDNEILLAHRPSPVAKEVIELMGLDVKQFRQVMVIPQGRFRELLTANSKEREQIFGQLFSTHIYRDIERVLFEQAADIRKQKDQFDNQIKGVLELAEVETEDQLQAAIEEHTPQVAGAAKMLESAKQAQDIATQQWQQANKIVEKFKAQQNLKHQQQQLEQQALAVDEQRSQIKRARLATALSAAYQAQNTSQKAFERAVQKSAQAQQALKVATDEQSRAQLGFEQAKQQSEQLPELEKRSYQLHAQIEQLKQYQAQQAKLVAAEQSLSSIGQAMKATVLQQQAAQSALIQAQQQQEQAKQASLELPVKEQLEKALAKQLSVLKEIDTTRQACAQSQQLLASATQQLSHYQQAFNQAKTFADQQEYQWHSTQAAQLAQLLNDGEACPVCGSESHPSPAMHQGQLVTKEDVDHARSAQQQAFNQVEQQQRIVQGFTVEQGKVDKALEGWSRLLNEELSQDPQQLLQEQSQVSHELKALRSLSIEKAHQQLQQCEAQVAELEKNYQQHELVKQQSLQEKNNLDGQLATLKASLGDAHDIANTTKMLDATKQAIESNKQAFNTAQQHYTKAQQALAVATTTVQADAQAQQEAESEASKQAQLWQEQLASSDFSDVDAFLKASLSREQLDGIEQTIEQFDKAYAQNLGALQQIDSELKAVEPPDLQALSSSMEQASNAYQQALSQHTQIQSVMNNLTKVKARLADLYLENEKLDKAYQVFGTLSDVANGKTGSKVSLHRFVLGVLLDDVLIQATQRLRLMSKGRYELLRKEQRAKGNVGSGLDLLVEDAYSGKTRDVATLSGGESFMAALALALGLSDVVQSYSGGIRLDTLFIDEGFGSLDPESLDLAIQTLMELQQTGRTIGIISHVSELKEQMSLRIDVSPSRRGSQLSISQ
- a CDS encoding exonuclease SbcCD subunit D — encoded protein: MKFIHTSDWHLGRQFHNMSLLDDQKAVLADFIHYLKANPVDAVVIAGDIYDRSVPPTAAIELMTQTLDTLCQEMQIPVIVIPGNHDGAQRLGFAAQQMKSSGLHIISDFDAMMTPVVLHSESAGEVAFYGMPYNDPEQVRHYSQQPISSHDEAHQWLCQQILSKTDSQQKNVLLSHCFVDGAMESDSERPLSIGGSDRVSSDHFDPFDYVALGHLHQPQKKGAEHIRYSGSLMKYSFSEQHQKKGMTLVEMDEQGFKSATHIDFTAPHQMRIIEGELDTLLQIGKDDPHADDYLLVRLTDQHAILDPMDKLRAVYPNVLHLEKPGMLMGIEQEVGRAKLARGELDMFKDFFSEVQKTELTSEQNEAIQAVIEQLNKSKGQM